The proteins below are encoded in one region of Actinomycetota bacterium:
- the cysK gene encoding cysteine synthase A gives MTLNWERKSKIAKDLSETVGYTPLVRLNRITKDIDVEILGKIEYFNPSGSLKDRILFRMVEEAEKRGELKPGMSLIEATTGNTGIATSMVGAVKGYPVLIVMPAGMSEERKKTMEAYGAKLVYTPGGESDVDLTLKKVAEIKEKNPGKYWEVGQFSNPDNVKAHYLTTGPEIWEQTGGEFDIFVASQGTGGTISGVAKYIKEKNPDVIIFAVEPAECPLLSHQRWGIHKIEGIGDGFIPENLLLKYIDGVVTTTSEGSIEMAKRLAREEGIFCGISSGCNVVAAIKLAKKYPNVKRIVTMINDNGLRYFSTPLCGVGKEFEVEEREHLIDEEQLELLKKHPLIIVE, from the coding sequence TTGACTTTAAACTGGGAAAGAAAAAGTAAAATAGCAAAAGATTTGTCTGAAACTGTTGGGTATACTCCACTTGTAAGACTGAATAGAATCACAAAAGATATAGATGTGGAGATATTAGGGAAAATTGAATATTTTAATCCCAGTGGAAGTTTAAAAGACAGAATTTTATTTAGAATGGTCGAAGAAGCTGAGAAAAGGGGTGAACTAAAACCAGGAATGAGTCTGATAGAAGCAACTACAGGAAATACTGGAATCGCAACTTCAATGGTGGGAGCAGTTAAGGGTTATCCAGTTTTGATTGTTATGCCTGCCGGAATGAGTGAAGAGAGAAAGAAGACCATGGAAGCTTATGGAGCAAAACTAGTATATACACCAGGTGGCGAAAGTGATGTGGATTTGACTTTGAAAAAAGTGGCAGAGATAAAGGAAAAAAATCCTGGAAAATATTGGGAAGTTGGTCAATTTTCAAACCCCGATAATGTTAAAGCTCATTACTTAACTACAGGACCTGAGATATGGGAGCAAACCGGAGGTGAATTTGATATATTTGTAGCTTCTCAGGGTACTGGTGGAACAATAAGCGGGGTTGCTAAATATATTAAAGAAAAAAATCCAGATGTAATAATATTTGCAGTTGAACCTGCTGAATGTCCACTTTTATCTCATCAAAGATGGGGAATTCATAAAATAGAGGGAATTGGAGATGGATTTATTCCAGAGAATCTATTACTTAAATATATTGACGGTGTAGTTACAACAACATCAGAGGGATCAATTGAGATGGCTAAGAGATTAGCCAGGGAGGAGGGAATATTTTGTGGAATATCTTCTGGATGTAATGTTGTGGCTGCAATAAAACTTGCAAAAAAATATCCGAATGTTAAGAGAATTGTTACTATGATTAATGATAATGGACTCAGGTATTTTTCCACTCCACTATGTGGTGTAGGAAAAGAGTTTGAAGTTGAAGAAAGAGAACATCTAATTGATGAAGAACAGTTAGAACTTCTAAAAAAGCACCCACTTATAATAGTTGAATAG
- a CDS encoding APC family permease, translating into MEEKKEKVKLIRELWLIEALAIGLGSMISAGIFVLSANAAEKAGPAASLSFILAGLICLPTALITSELATVIPKAGGSVTFIFRAFGPLAGSIVGPGNWLGLTFFAAFNLYAFGCYLSYFIPIDPLIGAILVGILFTFINYRGAKITGLLQKYIVIFLLIIFIVFIFIGFFKIETDLFEPFIPYGWGMVIGIIGLVIVSFFGFEKISTIAEEIKNPARNIPLAIVGSVIIAMILYSLILTVIIGVLPYNMIGSIKDPLVEVASKFMGKLGSSLIPVAALLATASSANAAIITSSRINYALGRDKILPDWFSYIHPKYITPSNSILLTGILSIILSLTSKIEVLAEVTSALLMVSFTW; encoded by the coding sequence ATGGAAGAAAAGAAAGAAAAAGTTAAGCTAATAAGAGAACTTTGGTTGATAGAGGCTTTAGCTATTGGGTTAGGATCTATGATAAGTGCAGGAATTTTTGTTTTATCAGCTAATGCTGCTGAAAAAGCTGGACCTGCTGCAAGCCTATCATTTATTCTTGCAGGACTTATATGTTTACCTACTGCTTTAATAACATCTGAATTGGCAACTGTTATACCAAAAGCTGGTGGTAGCGTTACTTTTATATTTCGTGCTTTTGGACCTTTGGCAGGGTCCATAGTAGGACCTGGAAATTGGTTGGGACTCACTTTTTTTGCTGCATTTAACCTTTATGCTTTTGGATGTTATTTAAGTTATTTTATCCCAATTGATCCTTTAATTGGAGCAATTCTTGTAGGAATTCTGTTTACTTTTATAAATTATCGTGGAGCGAAGATAACTGGACTACTTCAGAAATATATTGTCATATTTTTATTAATAATATTTATAGTATTTATCTTTATTGGTTTCTTTAAAATAGAAACAGATTTATTTGAGCCTTTCATACCTTATGGTTGGGGAATGGTTATTGGAATCATAGGACTGGTTATTGTATCTTTTTTTGGTTTTGAAAAAATATCAACAATTGCTGAGGAAATTAAGAATCCTGCTAGAAATATTCCATTGGCAATCGTTGGTTCAGTAATAATAGCTATGATTCTCTATAGTTTAATATTAACAGTTATTATAGGTGTATTACCATATAACATGATAGGGAGCATAAAAGATCCCTTAGTTGAAGTAGCAAGTAAATTCATGGGTAAATTGGGTAGCTCACTCATACCTGTTGCAGCACTTCTTGCAACTGCATCTTCAGCAAATGCTGCAATTATAACATCATCTCGAATAAATTATGCTTTGGGAAGAGATAAAATTTTACCTGATTGGTTTAGTTATATCCATCCAAAATATATTACTCCTTCAAATTCAATTTTATTAACAGGAATTTTATCAATTATATTATCACTTACAAGTAAGATAGAAGTATTAGCTGAAGTTACAAGTGCACTGCTTATGGTTTCATTTACATGGTAA
- the thrC gene encoding threonine synthase, which translates to MKIRNFRCVLCKKEYKPSEIQYTCTKCGTLGVLEINYNYKSFQQKEKESSLSLPIRNIENSMWDFAAFLPIDDLKNIPPLKVGGTPLYRNIDLSRQLQIKDLYIKDDTVNPTSSLKDRASALVVKLALDKGVKAITCASTGNAASSLAGICASVGLKCYIFVPKTAPKAKITQLLMYGAEVFAVDGSYDDAFDLSIEATKKFGWYNRNTGYNPFTIEGKKTVSLEIANQLSFNIPDKVFVPVGDGCILSGVYKGFYDLIKIGAIKKMPKLIAVQAEGSNAIYLAMKRGDRIKKIEPNTIADSISVGRPRNGEMAISYIRASNGWVEVVSDEQILNAMGILAKRMGIFAEPAGATAFAGLLKMSREKRLKSDEIVVILVTGSGLKDIDSALKAVKKPHYIKPNIKEVEKIFQ; encoded by the coding sequence TTGAAAATAAGAAATTTTAGATGTGTTTTGTGTAAAAAAGAGTATAAACCCTCAGAAATACAATACACATGTACAAAATGTGGGACTTTAGGGGTTTTAGAAATTAATTATAACTATAAAAGTTTTCAACAAAAAGAAAAAGAGAGCTCTCTATCATTACCTATTAGGAATATTGAAAATAGTATGTGGGATTTTGCAGCCTTTCTTCCCATAGATGATTTAAAAAATATACCACCTCTTAAGGTTGGAGGAACACCACTTTATAGAAACATAGATTTATCAAGACAGTTACAGATAAAAGATTTATATATTAAGGATGATACAGTAAATCCAACCTCGTCATTAAAGGATAGAGCTAGCGCATTAGTGGTTAAATTAGCTTTAGATAAAGGGGTTAAGGCTATAACATGTGCATCTACTGGAAATGCTGCCTCTTCACTTGCAGGAATATGTGCAAGTGTAGGGTTAAAATGTTATATATTTGTTCCTAAAACTGCTCCTAAGGCAAAGATTACCCAGCTTCTTATGTATGGAGCAGAAGTTTTTGCAGTGGATGGAAGTTATGATGATGCGTTTGACCTTTCAATAGAAGCAACTAAAAAATTTGGATGGTATAACAGAAATACTGGATATAATCCTTTTACTATTGAGGGTAAAAAAACAGTCTCACTTGAAATAGCTAACCAGCTCTCTTTTAACATTCCTGATAAAGTATTTGTTCCAGTAGGAGATGGTTGTATTTTATCTGGGGTGTACAAAGGTTTTTATGATTTAATAAAGATAGGTGCTATTAAGAAGATGCCCAAGTTAATTGCTGTTCAGGCTGAGGGTTCAAATGCTATTTATTTAGCAATGAAAAGAGGAGACAGGATAAAAAAAATAGAGCCAAATACAATAGCAGATAGCATTTCAGTTGGTAGACCTCGTAATGGTGAGATGGCTATATCCTATATTAGAGCATCAAACGGGTGGGTGGAAGTAGTATCGGATGAGCAGATATTAAATGCTATGGGTATTTTAGCTAAAAGAATGGGAATATTTGCTGAACCTGCTGGTGCAACAGCGTTTGCAGGATTACTCAAGATGTCAAGGGAAAAAAGATTAAAATCAGATGAAATAGTAGTTATTCTTGTTACTGGGAGTGGGCTAAAGGATATAGACTCAGCCTTAAAAGCAGTTAAAAAACCTCACTATATTAAACCAAATATAAAAGAAGTTGAGAAAATTTTTCAGTAA